TTCGCAACCATAAGTGGACGGCGTTGGTCCTCGGCGTTGCGCTCTATTTCATTGCGATGAGACCGCGCAACATCAAGCAGTTGTTCATGGTCTTGGATTGGGTCGGGTACTTCGGGCTCGTGATCGCCTGTCTCTTGCCCCTGTGCCTCCTCCTCATCGCCATGATCCGAAAATTGGACGAGCGGGAAACCGACAAGCCGCAGGAGGTGCAGGACCGTGCAGCGGGGTAGGACATGGTTCGCGTGCCTGCTGATTGCGGTGTTGACCTCGGTTCTGTTGGTCGGATGTTGGGACCGCCGAGAACTGGAAGAGCGCACCTCGGTTGTGGCGCTCGGGATCGACAGCGAAGAGCGCGAGGCGGGGGGCCAGCCGTTGATTAAAGTCTCGTTCCAAATTCCCATTGCCAACAGAATTGCAGGGTCGGGCGGGGGATCGGGCGGCGAAGGCGGGAAGCGGGCGGTCAAAGTGATGTCGGCGACCGGCGCGTCGATGGCCGATGCGATGCGGGTGGTGCAATCGAGGCTCAACCAAGAGCTTTTTTACGGTCACACCCGCGTCATCGCGATCAGTGAAAAAGTGGCACGGACGTCGGACATGGCGGGGATCGTGGACTCCTTGCGACGCAACCCGCAGATGCGCCGTCTGCTCTGGATGGTCATCACCAAGGGGGACGCAAAGCAACTCTTGGAGTCCGATCCGAAACTGGAGCAAATCCCAATCGTGTATGTGATGGACATGCTGGAAAACGGGGCGAAGTCCGGGCGGATTCCCGACATCACGCTGGGGAGTTGGTTTGTGGATCGTTCGTCGTCAGGAATCGAAGCCACATCGAACTACATCCTTCCCACCAAGAACGATGTCAACTGGCGTGGTCTTGCCCTGTTCCGAGACGAT
This region of Tumebacillus amylolyticus genomic DNA includes:
- a CDS encoding Ger(x)C family spore germination protein, which codes for MQRGRTWFACLLIAVLTSVLLVGCWDRRELEERTSVVALGIDSEEREAGGQPLIKVSFQIPIANRIAGSGGGSGGEGGKRAVKVMSATGASMADAMRVVQSRLNQELFYGHTRVIAISEKVARTSDMAGIVDSLRRNPQMRRLLWMVITKGDAKQLLESDPKLEQIPIVYVMDMLENGAKSGRIPDITLGSWFVDRSSSGIEATSNYILPTKNDVNWRGLALFRDDRMVGQIEEKEAWILLQSKDEKIGGNITVPCPKKSNGSTWTEYTTAHPKKIHVNTQVEPYGKSYKMSQQIQVEVDIIESNCEMNFKNDESFTEIEKALSAELNARAAKLIADTQGKYGVDVFGLGNKVRARYHEQFKKINWLDEFPKAKIEIHYDVKIRRVGMKME